One Ogataea parapolymorpha DL-1 chromosome VI, whole genome shotgun sequence DNA window includes the following coding sequences:
- a CDS encoding flavin-containing monooxygenase, producing the protein MCKSVCVIGGGACGLATVRAFLEEGGFEKVVGFEQRPSFGGIWNYNELADQNLSIPSVDPLAVVNPIKTENGYVWPNAVYDALETNTPYPLMEFRDYKFPESTPLFPHRSVVLDYISRYGEDLRQHYRFNTRIVEVRRGQKWIVRSRTVCDATAGGFKESDSVPDTVEEYDAVMVATGVYDLPLIPELKGLRQWHEKFPNTILHSKTFRSPRELAGLEGNILVIGNSASGIDICYQFARYTGRNIYKSARSASRVPGGTSDLVIEMPDISHLDPETASVFFVDGRRLENVGCIIFATGFLRSLPFFAEINRSEKPLITDGSRIHGLYRHCWSYEHPGLAFIAISRYVLPFHVAEIQGIWLAKILQGKIFLPSFAEMASQERQLLGLRGNLPAFHDLLYPDDIEYMDLLMKDIRMASDNGPLPKEWTELEIALRKNTKLLKARCLQHFERTGQHLTLREALSLNIIDTGQ; encoded by the coding sequence ATGTGTAAGTCCGTCTGTGTAATTGGCGGCGGGGCGTGCGGATTGGCCACTGTGCGGGCTTTTCTTGAAGAAGGCGGGTTTGAAAAGGTTGTAGGGTTTGAACAAAGACCCTCGTTTGGCGGGATCTGGaactacaacgagctcgCCGACCAGAATCTCAGTATCCCGTCCGTGGACCCGCTGGCCGTGGTTAACCCCATAAAAACGGAAAACGGCTACGTCTGGCCAAACGCCGTGTACGACGCACTCGAGACAAACACGCCATACCCGCTGATGGAGTTCAGAGACTACAAATTCCCCGAGTCGactcctctttttcctcaCAGATCTGTGGTTCTTGATTACATCAGCAGATACGGGGAAGATCTAAGGCAACATTACCGGTTCAATACAAGAATTGTGGAGGTGCGGCGCGGACAAAAATGGATAGTGCGGTCGCGAACCGTGTGCGATGCCACTGCGGGCGGATTTAAGGAGTCCGACAGCGTGCCCGATACAGTGGAGGAGTACGACGCTgtgatggtggccacgGGAGTTTACGACTTGCCATTGATTCCGGAGCTCAAGGGGCTCAGGCAGTGGCACGAAAAGTTCCCTAACACAATCCTCCACTCCAAGACATTCCGTAGTCCTCGCGAATTGGCTGGCCTCGAGGGAAACATCCTGGTGATTGGCAACTCTGCCTCGGGGATTGACATTTGCTACCAATTTGCGAGATACACTGGCAGAAACATATACAAAAGCGCGCGCTCAGCAAGCCGTGTGCCGGGCGGCACCAGCGACTTGGTGATTGAGATGCCAGACATCAGCCATCTGGACCCGGAGACGGCCTCTGTCTTTTTTGTTGACGGTCGAAGGTTGGAAAATGTTGGATGCATAATTTTTGCTACCGGATTTCTGCGGTCGCTGCCATTTTTTGCCGAAATAAACAGGTCCGAAAAACCTCTCATTACAGACGGAAGCAGAATTCACGGGCTGTATCGCCACTGCTGGAGCTACGAGCATCCGGGACTGGCATTTATTGCGATTTCGCGGTACGTGCTGCCGTTTCACGTTGCGGAGATTCAGGGGATCTGGTTGGCTAAAATCCTGCAAGgtaaaatatttttgccAAGCTTTGCGGAAATGGCCAGCCAAGAACGCCAATTGCTAGGCCTGCGTGGCAACCTGCCGGCCTTCCACGATTTACTATATCCGGACGATATCGAGTATATGGATCTGCTTATGAAGGACATCAGAATGGCATCTGATAATGGACCCTTGCCTAAGGAATGGACAGAGTTGGAGATTGCACTGAGAAAGAATACAAAGCTTCTCAAGGCCAGATGTTTGCAGCATTTCGAGAGAACTGGCCAACATTTAACCCTTCGTGAGGCATTGTCATTGAATATAATAGACACAGGGCAGTAA
- a CDS encoding Ribosome maturation protein SDO1: MAVINQPSSQIRLTNVSLVRMKKGKKRFEIACYQNKVQDYRAGVEKDLDEVLQIPQVFINVSKGQVASNDDLKKAFGSTNTDEIILEILKKGEIQLSEKERSAQNEKLHNEILTIISTKCINPKTKKRYPPTMIDKALKELKFNSVNAKNAKAKALEAIKLLVEKQIIPISRAHMKLRISLNSKEYTKIETELKKIIATVQDEEKVDSETEIVCLIEPEYYKELTELVKSRKGSVEVLDMAVIAEGEQNL; encoded by the coding sequence ATGGCAGTCATCAATCAGCCATCTTCGCAGATCAGACTCACCAACGTTTCGTTGGTGAGAATGAAAAAGGGCAAGAAGCGGTTTGAAATAGCATGCTACCAGAATAAGGTCCAGGACTACCGCGCCGGTGTCGAGAAGGACCTGGACGAGGTTCTTCAGATTCCGCAGGTGTTTATAAACGTCTCGAAGGGACAGGTGGCTTCGAATGACGACCTCAAGAAAGCGTTCGGATCCACCAACACAGACGAGATTATCTTGGAGATTCTGAAGAAAGGAGAAATCCAGCTAAGTGAGAAAGAGCGGTCGGCGCAGAACGAGAAATTGCACAACGAGATCCTAACCATCATCTCTACAAAATGCATTAATCCAAAAACCAAGAAACGATACCCGCCAACCATGATCGACAAGGCTCTTAAGGAACTCAAGTTCAACTCAGTGAATGCGAAGAACGCCAAAGCCAAAGCTTTGGAAGCAATTAAACTACTagtggaaaaacagataaTTCCTATCTCCAGAGCTCACATGAAGCTCAGAATCTCTCTCAACAGCAAAGAATACACAAAGATAGAGACagagctcaaaaagataATAGCTACCGTGCAAGACGAGGAGAAAGTGGactcagaaacagaaatcGTGTGTCTGATCGAGCCCGAGTACTACAAAGAGCTCACCGAGCTAGTCAAGTCGAGAAAGGGGTCTGTTGAAGTTTTAGACATGGCTGTCATCGCCGAGGGAGAGCAGAATTTGTAA
- a CDS encoding Steryl ester hydrolase, catalyzes steryl ester hydrolysis at the plasma membrane, translated as MPSRSLLANEQEPEPLESKKHNILLGYVSITVSYVCCFFFLGVLMFFAVVSNVYKLHIKKEHKYTSSKKRAYSIESPKRSPHLRYYVQLMGLELFEYRIITKDGFVITLQRIVDPNVPPSGPPVLLLHGLLQSSGSFVTSGYKSLSYLLIRNGYDVWLGNNRCGFHPQHTSLNPNDPKMWDWDLTEMTRYDVPCMIDEILHSTGKSKVTLIGHSQGTAQIVMLLSSEFEMGYEDKISKCVLLAPAIFGGSLLNSKGFIRFIKLLPNWLYDSFFGINSFMPIMMALRRIIVTTPMFGFLSYAMFSFLFDWTDYLWDRSLRPYHFIFSPVYISAKLMKWWLSKYHGQGFQMGESILKKEREWFSRKTPPLFLVIGEQDRLVDGNLFVRHLELNEPEMRGRFNYTKVKHYSHLDVLWSDDLIEVLGKPLLNFLATM; from the coding sequence atgcCCTCGCGATCTCTTCTTGCTAACGAGCAAGAGCCGGAGCCGCTGGAGAGCAAAAAACACAACATCCTGCTCGGTTATGTGTCCATAACCGTGTCGTACGtgtgctgtttcttctttctcGGCGTGCTCATGTTTTTCGCTGTTGTGTCCAATGTTTACAAACTCCATATCAAAAAGGAACACAAGTACACATCCTCCAAAAAGCGCGCGTATTCCATAGAATCCCCAAAAAGAAGTCCGCATTTGCGCTACTATGTCCAGCTCATGGggctggagctgtttgagtaCCGCATCATCACTAAAGATGGCTTTGTGATCACGCTCCAACGAATAGTCGATCCCAACGTGCCGCCCAGCGGACCGCCCgttctgctgctccatGGACTGCTCCAGTCGTCCGGCTCGTTTGTCACGAGCGGCTACAAAAGCCTGAGTTATCTGCTGATCAGAAACGGCTACGATGTGTGGCTCGGCAACAATCGATGCGGATTCCATCCCCAGCACACGTCTCTCAACCCAAACGACCCCAAGATGTGGGACTGGGATCTCACCGAAATGACGCGCTACGACGTCCCCTGCATGATAGATGAGATCCTCCACTCCACGGGCAAGTCGAAAGTCACGCTGATCGGCCATTCCCAGGGAACTGCCCAGATAGTCATGCTGCTGTCGAGCGAGTTCGAAATGGGATACGAGGACAAGATCTCAAAGTGCGTGCTCTTGGCGCCTGCGATTTTTGGCGGTTCGTTGTTGAACTCCAAGGGATTTATCCGTTTTATCAAATTGCTGCCCAACTGGCTCTACGACTCGTTTTTCGGAATCAACTCGTTCATGCCGATCATGATGGCTCTTCGCAGAATCATTGTCACCACGCCAATGTTTGGGTTTCTGAGTTACGCAATGTTCAGCTTCCTGTTCGATTGGACCGACTATCTCTGGGACAGAAGCCTGAGACCGTACCATTTTATCTTTTCTCCGGTGTACATTTCGGCGAAATTGATGAAATGGTGGCTCAGTAAGTACCACGGACAGGGTTTCCAGATGGGCGAGTCgattctgaaaaaagagcgGGAGTGGTTCTCAAGGAAGACGCCGCCCCTGTTCCTGGTGATTGGAGAACAAGATAGACTGGTGGACGGCAATCTTTTCGTGCGACATCTGGAACTCAATGAGCCCGAAATGCGCGGCCGATTCAACTACACCAAAGTCAAACATTACAGCCATCTAGACGTCCTCTGGTCGGACGATCTCATAGAGGTGTTAGGAAAACCTCTTCTGAATTTCCTAGCCACTATGTAA
- a CDS encoding Nitrosoguanidine resistance protein SNG1, which yields MTSSETSLGKDATDDANQREPQEYRQDNSDSLMRVVTQYTEYSVSHANEEDIERLEREREEKMAKEQQGPVKMGFLSKKYAQHRRKFFKQYAVIIVVLWIFILSVFSIYWGAMYQRGSRLVNLKILLVVEDGASIDNNDYPVSQALLQVAESPAVKPLLGWTRHDYVDEDWVVNEVWKQKYWGAIYVTSNNVSQQLVQALENGRDLNTSMLVKGYYETGRDLNGMNSYVEPGLLKFGVAFTDIMQQEVYPRLLSQLSSEQFASLQNTTTLSRTPDITMTDGIPVSDYTVMAPLQVGLIYIIIVTFFQVMWFQKINQEAAETLKPVSYIIYRMVIAQANFLLISLGYSCVNAAFQIKLNNAWKGGFGVHWMISYLTMSAVGGANENIALLCFAVLPPLMGFWLVFFVVCNISATFSPIEVCPQFYRFTYAMPIKNSYELMKVLLFDTYRGHLGRNFGILVAWIALNNILLPFCLFFFSWHMKRKLTKAAQKSH from the coding sequence ATGACTTCTTCCGAAACGTCTTTGGGAAAGGACGCTACTGACGATGCGAACCAGAGAGAGCCTCAGGAGTACCGTCAGGACAACTCCGACTCTCTCATGCGGGTGGTGACTCAATACACCGAATACTCTGTTTCTCACGCCAATGAGGAGGATATCGAGAGATTGGAGCGCGAGAGagaggagaaaatggcaaaagagcagcaggGACCGGTCAAGATGGGCTTTTTGTCCAAGAAGTACGCTCAGCACAGAAGAAAGTTCTTCAAGCAGTACGCAGTTATTATCGTTGTTCTCTGGATATTTATTCTGAGCGTGTTTTCTATCTATTGGGGTGCTATGTACCAACGTGGCAGCCGTTTGGTCAATCTGAAAATTCTTCTGGTTGTTGAGGACGGCGCAAGCATTGATAACAACGACTACCCGGTGTCGCAAGCGTTGCTCCAGGTGGCCGAGTCGCCGGCGGTGAAGCCGCTGCTGGGATGGACTCGCCATGATTACGTAGACGAGGACTGGGTCGTCAACGAAGTCTGGAAACAGAAATACTGGGGCGCGATCTACGTCACCAGCAACAACGTTtcgcagcagctggttcagGCTCTCGAAAACGGACGGGATCTGAACACTTCCATGCTCGTCAAGGGCTACTACGAGACCGGCAGAGACCTTAATGGAATGAACTCCTACGTTGAGCCAGGCCTGCTCAAGTTCGGAGTCGCCTTTACCGACATAATGCAGCAGGAGGTGTATCCACGACTTCTCTCCCAGCTGTCGTCAGAGCAGTTTGCCAGCCTGCAAAATACCACCACGTTATCCCGCACGCCGGATATTACTATGACAGATGGCATTCCGGTGTCCGATTACACGGTCATGGCACCACTCCAGGTTGGCCTGATTTATATTATTATAGTCACGTTTTTCCAGGTCATGtggttccagaaaatcaacCAGGAGGCCGCCGAAACGCTCAAGCCAGTGAGCTATATCATCTATCGGATGGTGATTGCACAGGCCAACTTCCTGCTGATTTCGCTCGGATACAGCTGTGTGAACGCCGcgttccagatcaagctcaacaacgCGTGGAAGGGCGGCTTTGGCGTCCACTGGATGATCTCGTACCTGACCATGTCGGCCGTGGGAGGTGCCAACGAGAACATTGCGCTGCTCTGTTTTGCTGTGCTGCCGCCACTGATGGGATTCTGgctggtgtttttcgtTGTGTGCAACATCTCGGCCACTTTTTCGCCTATTGAGGTGTGTCCGCAGTTCTACCGGTTCACGTACGCCATGCCGATCAAGAATTCGTACGAGCTCATGAAGGTGCTTCTTTTCGACACCTACCGTGGACATTTGGGCAGGAACTTTGGCATTTTGGTGGCATGGATCGCTCTCAACAATATCCTGCTTCCATTCTGTCTATTCTTCTTCAGTTGGCACATGAAACGCAAGCTGACTAAGGCCGCTCAAAAGTCGCATTAG
- a CDS encoding Threonine dehydratase, mitochondrial, whose product MRKVAQLRLAKTVQRLYSSAADICRRFPDLRPADVLPNGRPDYVKMILTSRVYDVIDESPISNAVSLSQKTNSTVMLKREDLLPVFSFKLRGAYNMIAHLSDERKSKGVIACSAGNHAQGVAYSAKEMGIPATIVMPVATPSIKFKNVSRLGSRVVLFGNDFDSAKAECERLTIEQGLTNIPPFDHPYVIAGQGTIAMELLRQVKSNKLSAVFVAVGGGGLLSGITAYLKRLAPHVKIIGVETFDADALKRSLEKGERVTLDSVGGFADGTAVRIVGEETFAVCQEFGVDEVVRVTTDEICAAIKDVFEDTRSLMEPSGAMTVAGLKRYVELHPEIDHSTKTYVPILSGANMNFDRLRFVSERAVLGEGKEVFLTVQIPDKPGTFAQLNHIIDPRNVTEFSYRISADSEETGLANIFTSFSVIDRNKELGKVMKDLEQAGFKAQDLTDNEMAKSHGRYLVGGKVYVPGERIVSFEFPERPGALTRFLSSMEMNWNLTLFHYRNHGDDIGKVLAGICVPPEDNAKFDKFLKDLGYKYNDETDNLVFKTFLTR is encoded by the coding sequence ATGCGGAAGGTGGCACAATTGAGACTCGCCAAAACCGTCCAGCGATTGTATTCCTCGGCCGCCGATATCTGTCGCCGGTTTCCGGACCTCAGACCGGCCGATGTGCTTCCCAACGGCCGTCCCGACTACGTCAAGATGATCCTCACGTCACGTGTGTACGACGTCATCGACGAGTCTCCGATCTCGAACGCTGTCTCGTTGTCGCAGAAAACCAACTCCACGGTGATGCTGAAGCGCGAGGATCTGTTGCCTGTTTTTTCGTTCAAGCTGAGAGGCGCGTACAACATGATCGCTCATTTGTCGGACGAGCGTAAGTCCAAAGGTGTTATAGCGTGTTCGGCGGGCAACCACGCGCAGGGCGTGGCGTATTCTGCCAAGGAGATGGGCATTCCGGCCACTATTGTGATGCCTGTGGCCACGCCATCcatcaagttcaagaatGTGAGCAGGCTGGGCTCACGGGTGGTGCTTTTTGGCAACGATTTTGACTCTGCCAAAGCCGAGTGCGAGAGACTGACCATTGAACAGGGACTCACGAATATTCCTCCCTTCGACCACCCGTATGTCATTGCTGGCCAAGGAACCATTGCCATGGAGCTGCTTCGCCAGGTGAAGAGCAACAAGCTGAGTGCCGTGTTCGTGGCCGTGGGTGGTGGCGGGCTGCTTTCTGGCATCACGGCGTACCTGAAGCGGCTGGCCCCGCACGTGAAGATTATTGGTGTGGAGACGTTCGACGCGGACGCGCTGAAACGCTCGCTGGAAAAGGGCGAAAGAGTGACGCTGGACTCTGTTGGCGGGTTTGCGGACGGAACAGCGGTCCGGATCGTTGGAGAAGAGACGTTTGCTGTGTGCCAGGAGTTTGGCGTTGACGAGGTGGTGCGCGTGACGACAGACGAGATTTGTGCTGCGATCAAGGACGTGTTTGAGGACACGAGATCGTTGATGGAGCCGTCGGGAGCCATGACGGTGGCAGGACTCAAGAGATACGTTGAGCTACATCCGGAGATCGACCATTCCACGAAAACATATGTTCCTATTTTGTCTGGAGCAAACATGAACTTCGATAGACTGAGATTTGTCAGCGAAAGAGCCGTGCTGGGTGAGGGCAAGGAGGTGTTCCTGACGGTGCAGATCCCAGACAAGCCAGGCACGTTTGCCCAGTTGAACCACATTATAGACCCGAGAAACGTGACCGAGTTCTCGTACAGGATCTCTGCAGACTCGGAGGAGACCGGTCTGGCCAATATTTTCACGTCGTTCTCTGTGATTGACAGAaacaaggagctgggcAAGGTGATGAAGGATCTGGAGCAAGCCGGGTTTAAGGCGCAGGATTTGACCGATAATGAGATGGCCAAGAGCCACGGCAGATACCTCGTGGGGGGTAAGGTGTACGTTCCGGGCGAGAGGATAGTTTCGTTCGAGTTTCCAGAACGGCCTGGTGCTCTGACACGGTTCCTGTCGTCGATGGAGATGAACTGGAACCTGACGTTGTTCCACTACAGAAACCACGGCGACGACATTGGCAAGGTGCTGGCAGGGATCTGTGTTCCGCCCGAGGACAATGCGAAATTCGAcaaatttttgaaagatcTGGGGTACAAGTACAATGACGAGACTGATAATTTGGTTTTCAAGACGTTTCTCACTAGATag
- a CDS encoding Altered inheritance rate of mitochondria protein 38, with protein MKIVSQEEIDAHSWATITGGFNGFCLGTLVSIGVYAMAPRHYPKLLKMPWSIKTATAIIPPAFATAVNAELASTRFDSEMYSSEFHQRKVLEEHRRWAKLSPTDKVVESLSNNKYKIITGLWAASMVGSWMYVNRDPLLTRTQKFVQARMYAQFITVALLLGSIGLSVYEEDHHLNHKESGEDAYLREVLEANRQK; from the coding sequence ATGAAGATTGTCAGCCAAGAAGAGATCGACGCCCATTCGTGGGCCACCATCACCGGAGGTTTCAACGGGTTCTGTCTGGGAACCCTTGTTTCCATCGGAGTGTACGCCATGGCCCCTAGACACTATcccaagctgctcaagatgCCGTGGTCCATCAAGACGGCCACCGCCATCATTCCGCCAGCGTTCGCCACTGCCGTCAACGCCGAGCTGGCATCCACCAGATTCGACTCCGAAATGTATTCGTCCGAGTTCCACCAGCGCAAGGTGCTAGAAGAGCACAGAAGATGGGCCAAGCTCTCCCCAACAGACAAGGTGGTTGAGTCTCTGTCGAACAACAAGTACAAGATCATCACCGGTCTTTGGGCAGCGTCCATGGTTGGATCCTGGATGTACGTCAACAGAGACCCATTGCTGACCAGGACGCAGAAATTCGTGCAAGCGAGAATGTACGCGCAGTTCATCACGGTGGCCCTGCTTCTGGGGTCGATCGGCCTGAGCGTCTATGAGGAGGACCACCACCTGAACCACAAAGAGAGCGGCGAAGACGCGTACCTGCGGGAGGTCTTGGAGGCCAACAGACAGAAATGA
- a CDS encoding Mannan endo-1,6-alpha-mannosidase DCW1 — protein sequence MQLASLFVLLGSAMAVDLDISSHSSIQAATALIADGLMDYYWGYKYGGTIGMFTSPYYWWEAGGAWGSMIDYWYFLQNNTYEETIKEALLYQTGENWDYIPLNQSTTEGNDDQAFWGIAAIQAAERNFTNPASDQPQWLYLAQAVFNTMAWRWDTEHCAGGLRWQIFQWNSGYDYKNTVSNAGLFHIGARLARFTSNDTYVDWAEKIYDWLLGVDFITEGDTYNFAYDGASINDNCSSVVKYQWSYNAGMMLSGCAYLYNYTEDDIWRQRTLKFLNGLVVYTPNSGQDGVYVLQETACMGSGSCNNDQRSFRAYLIRFMGLTAMMVPETQDTINKYIQQSAQAAAQSCSGGTDGHTCGLNWTHSGWDGYYGLGEQMCALEAIQNVLIYDRPAPYTSSNGGSSTGDGAAGSESTQLTDQPLKLDRGDTAGAAIITVLIGVSIIALACWLLV from the coding sequence ATGCAACTTGCGAGtctttttgttcttctggGGTCGGCGATGGCGGTCGACCTCGACATCAGCAGTCACAGCTCGATCCAGGCAGCCACGGCGCTGATTGCGGACGGTTTGATGGACTACTACTGGGGATACAAGTACGGAGGAACCATTGGAATGTTCACGAGCCCCTACTACTGGTGGGAGGCCGGAGGAGCCTGGGGGTCGATGATCGACTACTGgtattttcttcagaacAACACATACGAGGAAACCATCAAGGAGGCGCTGTTGTACCAGACAGGAGAGAACTGGGATTACATCCCTTTAAATCAATCCACCACAGAGGGTAACGATGATCAGGCGTTCTGGGGCATTGCTGCGATCCAGGCGGCCGAGCGGAACTTCACAAACCCTGCCTCGGACCAGCCTCAGTGGCTGTATCTTGCGCAGGCGGTTTTCAACACGATGGCCTGGAGATGGGACACGGAGCACTGTGCTGGAGGACTCAGATGGCAGATTTTCCAGTGGAACTCGGGCTACGACTACAAGAACACGGTTTCTAACGCGGGCTTGTTTCACATTGGCGCGCGGCTGGCGAGATTCACGTCCAACGACACCTACGTCGACTGGGCCGAAAAAATCTACGACTGGCTTCTTGGCGTGGATTTTATCACCGAAGGAGACACGTATAATTTTGCCTACGACGGCGCCAGCATCAACGACAACTGCTCGTCTGTTGTGAAGTACCAATGGTCCTACAACGCCGGGATGATGCTTTCAGGCTGTGCTTATCTGTACAACTACACGGAGGACGACATATGGAGACAGCGGACACTCAAGTTTCTGAACGGGCTGGTTGTCTACACGCCCAACAGTGGGCAGGACGGAGTGTATGTGCTACAGGAGACCGCGTGCATGGGGTCGGGCTCGTGCAACAACGACCAGCGCTCGTTCAGAGCATACCTGATCCGGTTCATGGGGCTAACGGCCATGATGGTGCCGGAAACACAAGACACCATCAACAAGTACATTCAGCAGTCAGCGCAGGCGGCCGCGCAGTCGTGCTCGGGAGGCACGGACGGCCACACGTGCGGCCTGAACTGGACGCACAGCGGCTGGGACGGCTACTACGGGCTAGGAGAGCAGATGTGTGCTCTGGAGGCTATCCAGAACGTGCTTATCTACGACAGACCGGCTCCGTACACCTCGTCGAACGGAGGCTCGTCTACAGGAGACGGCGCGGCCGGATCGGAGAGCACGCAATTGACGGACCAGCCGCTGAAGCTGGACCGCGGTGAcactgctggagcagccaTTATTACGGTGCTGATTGGGGTGAGTATTATCGCACTGGCGTGCTGGTTATTAGTGTAA
- a CDS encoding Divalent metal ion transporter involved in manganese homeostasis: MEHIGLRASDRHARHEDPFQDYIGLESITGTSEYSNFELNNSSDSFFPENNNDDEPPKMDSKQAKVILVLKRFVKFIGPGLMVSVSYMDPGNFSSSISSAQFQYKLLFSLIVSNMMAGFMQILASKLGICTGQDLAANCRQHLPKYVNLVIYVFAEMAVAATDMAEIIGTAVAFNILFGLPLLGGVMLTTLDVLFVLLAYRPNGPLVVVQVFEAAVGCLVLGTVACFIVELVNVSPTTNWGSVFRGFLPSKEIFTNTKGLYLTAALLGSNLMPHSLYLGSGVVQARMKAFDMKRGLYTPPMAKQKKKGLLCNTIEGDTQDLRYIPSMEAINGTMSYIIAEMVISLITVALFVNAAILIVAGSALSQPMDDDGDGVLENADLFTLHYLLSSQLSKAAGTVFALALLCSGLCGGTVVTIASQQIMEGHVRISMHPAIKRIITRIIAITPCIAVVTTQGREGLSKVLNATQVVLSLLLPFISAPLVYLTCKKSIMRVLISGTEPTQESGENIPMDDISSGNNSTIDLLSDTENTMTSDHSLRSHEVRDLQESQLDDTTDLPKYKDMSNNIVTAVAGVIVWLVISLMNFWLLISMAMGKDVD, from the coding sequence ATGGAACACATAGGTCTCCGTGCATCAGATCGTCACGCAAGGCACGAAGACCCGTTCCAGGATTATATCGGCCTTGAGAGCATAACAGGAACATCTGAATATTCTAATTTTGAACTGAACAACTCATCCGATTCTTTTTTCCCAGAAAacaacaacgacgacgagcccCCAAAAATGGATTCCAAGCAAGCCAAGGTGATCCTCGTTTTGAAGAGATTTGTGAAGTTCATTGGACCAGGCCTAATGGTCTCTGTGTCTTACATGGACCCTGGAAATTTCAGCAGTTCCATTTCCTCTGCCCAATTCCAGTACAAGCTCCTGTTCTCGCTCATTGTGTCCAATATGATGGCTGGGTTCATGCAGATCCTGGCCAGCAAGCTTGGAATCTGTACCGGCCAGGACCTGGCTGCCAACTGCCGCCAGCACCTGCCGAAATACGTGAACCTTGTCATCTACGTTTTTGCAGAGATGGCCGTTGCAGCCACAGACATGGCTGAAATTATTGGTACTGCCGTCGCATTTAACATTCTCTTTGGTCTCCCATTGCTGGGCGGTGTCATGCTGACGACTCTGGAtgttctttttgttttgctTGCATACAGGCCCAACGGGCCACTTGTCGTGGTCCAGGTCTTCGAGGCTGCCGTGGGGTGTCTAGTTTTAGGCACGGTCGCCTGTTTTATCGTCGAGCTCGTGAACGTTTCTCCTACAACCAACTGGGGAAGCGTTTTCCGCGGGTTCCTGCCTTCCAAAGAGATCTTCACTAATACCAAAGGTCTCTACCTCACCGCTGCGTTGCTGGGAAGTAACTTGATGCCGCACTCGTTGTATTTGGGTTCTGGAGTTGTCCAGGCACGTATGAAGGCTTTCGACATGAAACGTGGCTTGTACACCCCACCAATGgcgaagcagaagaaaaagggTTTACTTTGCAACACCATCGAGGGAGATACTCAGGATTTGAGATACATCCCGTCGATGGAGGCGATCAACGGGACCATGTCGTACATCATTGCTGAGATGGTGATTTCGCTGATTACTGTTGCACTGTTTGTCAACGCTGCCATTCTGATTGTCGCCGGCAGTGCGCTGTCGCAGCCaatggacgacgacggaGACGGagtcctggaaaatgccgaTCTGTTCACCTTGCACTATCTTCTTTCGAGTCAACTGTCAAAAGCTGCAGGAACAGTTTTTGCGCTGGCTCTATTGTGCTCTGGTCTGTGTGGCGGTACCGTGGTCACCATTGCCAGCCAACAAATCATGGAGGGACATGTGCGCATCTCCATGCATCCTGCAATCAAGCGTATCATCACACGTATCATTGCCATCACTCCATGCATTGCGGTTGTTACCACTCAGGGAAGAGAGGGCCTGAGTAAAGTTTTGAACGCGACCCAGGTTGTTctgtcgctgctgctgcctttCATCAGTGCGCCGCTAGTGTACTTGACCTGCAAAAAAAGTATCATGCGCGTTCTTATCAGCGGAACGGAACCTACGCAGGAATCGGGAGAAAACATCCCTATGGATGATATCTCCAGCGGCAACAACAGCACGATTGACCTGCTCTCCGACACCGAGAACACGATGACGTCAGACCATTCTCTGCGCTCCCACGAGGTCCGCGACCTCCAGGAGtcgcagctggacgacacCACGGACCTGCCAAAGTACAAGGACATGAGCAACAACATAGTCACCGCCGTGGCGGGTGTGATTGTGTGGCTGGTCATCTCGCTCATGAACTTCTGGCTGCTGATCAGCATGGCCATGGGCAAGGACGTGGACTAG